From the genome of Blautia hydrogenotrophica DSM 10507:
TTTGTCAACTAAAAACCTCAATTTTTGCTTACACAAACCCACTTTTCAAAGCTTCAAAATATAAAATTCCCATAAATTTCTTCCGTCTATCAGAAAGTTTTGTCTTTGTATCACGGACATTTCAAAGTCTTAGATGAAACGTTTTCAGAGCCAAACAGTAGACGAAAATACAGACCACGACTCAACACAATAGCAGAAAGAAATCGGCATCCTCCAAAAACCACCGTGGGTATTGTCAGTTTCATCATAAAAACATGTCAAATAAATACTAAATATTACGATCTTATAAGTAGCACTCTTCACCTCTGTACCAACGTTGTAGGGTTGAGGAAGATAGGAAATAATCAGATAATGCACGGGGAAAAGCACACTCAAGCACAAAACTGAGACAAATAACACCCCATATTTCAGCATGTTGTCTGTATCTCCCGTCACATACACCAGAAAAACCAAGTCGGCACCGATCACAGACGCTGGCAATAAATTGATTTTTATAACTTCTCTCATTCGTATTTGAAACAGCCGAAGTATAAATTTAGGCCTGTTATAAAAAGTATAGGCGAGCATACTGTGGTCTTAGTTCATGATTCTGTTAGTTCTTTTTCCACCTCTGGAAAAATCAAAGCCATGAGGACTGTCCTTGCCACAAAAACAAAACTGCTAATAACAAAAACCAATCACTACTTTAACATAGGAAGTTATTTCAGCACAAATTCCATCATCTTTTCTCCTGTTCTTATCTGTATTACTGTTCCTCTAAAAGCCTCTCGCATCCGTTCCAGTGATAGGAAATCACAGTCACCGTCCCTGAATTTCCTGGCCGATACAGTTCTGAAATATTTAAATTTTTCACCGATCTGTAGCAGCCCCAGAGAATTTGAGAATTCATGATGTAATCAAATCCCATTTTCTGCATTAATTGAAAGATACTCTCGATATTCTTGTCGTCCACTCCGGCAAAAGCCTCGTCCAGCGCAAGAATTCTGGGATGGTCTACATTCTGCGCCTTCTGATACTGCGCATTGACAGCGGCAAACAATGGCACATACATTGCCATCGCCTTCTCCCCTCCGCTAAAACGGTGAAACGCGCTGTTCGTAAGTTCTTTTCTGCGCTCTTGACCCCTGTAATAATACATGTGAAATTCAAACCACTGGCGGTAATCCAGGGCTCCCCTGATTAAATCCATATAGTTGACCACCTGTCCACTGTCCTGAAGCTTCTGCTTTTCTGCATAAATTTTTGCTCTGAAGTGCCTGGTGATTTTTTCCATATCTTCCGCCATCAACCGTCCTTTTTCTTTTAGCAGCAGTTCATTCAACTGTTGAACTTCTAATTCATAAGCACCTTCCGCCGGTCTAGGTTTCCACTCCAAGGAAAAGTCAGTCCCATAGAAGTATCCATTTCCCTCATCAAAGACGACATCGCTCTCACCCATCTTTGGCTCTCCTGAATACGCCTGCTCAATTTTCTTCCCAGAGAATCCGATAGAATTTCCTCAAAAAGCTCCCTGTCCCTCTGCCGTATCAACAGCTCTGTACTCTCCACAGTCTCTTTCAAAAGCCTGTAAAATACTTCTAAGGATACCTTCTTTCCCTTCCATGTGGCCATAAGCACCTGTCTTTTGCCCCAAAAACCGTCTACACGTCTCTGTGAGGACTCCTCCATGCAAATTCCATATCCACAAAGCGTACCGAGATGCTCGTGAAAACTCTTCATCAGAGCGGCCAGCATCTCCGCAGCTGACCGATTCTCATCGGCACTCCGCATCCATTGAACTGCCTTTTGAATTCTCTCACACTTTGGAACCTCATCCATCTCCTTTACCAGCCCCAAAGCCAGCTCTGCCTCAAAACATTCCTTCTCTCTCTTTTCCGTCTCTGCCCACTCCTTAGCTTCCAGCCAAAGCTGCCCCTTTTCTTTTTCCAAAGCTGCCCCCTCACTTTCGAGAACCGCCAGACTGATCAAAGTATCCTGCCTCTGCTCCTCCTGGTCGAACAGCTCCTCCTTGATCTGTTTCAATCGCCTAACTTTTTCTCGAGCCCCAGTTTTTTTCAAATGTTCTTCCATTCCCAAGGCCAAAACGTCCAGCTCTTGAAGTATACACTCGCTTCTTCTTAGACAATCAGAATTTTTCCTTATCTCCTGTTCCTCTCGCTCCAAAAGCTCCTGAACATGAAAACACCGATTTTCTTCCATCTCCTGCCGGAGCTTCGCGCGCTCCCATTCGCCTAACTGCGCAATATACAAGGAAATTTCTTCTTTGACTCTAATATAATCTTCCAGCTTTCTCCCATAAGGC
Proteins encoded in this window:
- a CDS encoding SbcC/MukB-like Walker B domain-containing protein — encoded protein: MGESDVVFDEGNGYFYGTDFSLEWKPRPAEGAYELEVQQLNELLLKEKGRLMAEDMEKITRHFRAKIYAEKQKLQDSGQVVNYMDLIRGALDYRQWFEFHMYYYRGQERRKELTNSAFHRFSGGEKAMAMYVPLFAAVNAQYQKAQNVDHPRILALDEAFAGVDDKNIESIFQLMQKMGFDYIMNSQILWGCYRSVKNLNISELYRPGNSGTVTVISYHWNGCERLLEEQ